The Phalacrocorax carbo chromosome 23, bPhaCar2.1, whole genome shotgun sequence genome includes a window with the following:
- the LOC135316978 gene encoding uncharacterized protein LOC135316978: MAVELRVLLLLPLWVPGLHAQTTDAVERLSEGSTLYIHCPYTADTRYWQPKAWCHLRGVKCEPLVETTVSSQYPSVTRATNGKVTIEDYPLNHTVSITMVNLQAEDSGIYSCAYRNSSNIYYQLKTISLIVLKELHRYELDSLSVQCPYSTHGYGTDTKTWCRTQGRTECNVVARTGYPSARRNNKDLEGRTLIWDDTRQRTVTITMQKLQAHDTGLYWCALSRGGPLTPIMGVKLSVSKRLQQYTAKESGNVSVQCQYSAQHYGALNKAWCKEGAQPACTAMVNTISKPSGYLRAPQQGRVTIQDDSQRGIVTITMEDVQAPDSGVYWCALYEQLHLFRMVEVTLSISNATHALPSKDY; the protein is encoded by the exons ATGGCCGTGGAGCTGAGagtcctcctcctgctgccgctCTGGGTCCCAG GTCTCCATGCCCAAACAACCGATGCTGTGGAGAGATTATCAGAAGGAAGCACTCTCTATATCCACTGTCCTTACACAGCAGACACACGCTACTGGCAACCAAAAGCATGGTGCCACCTGAGAGGTGTCAAATGTGAGCCCTTAGTGGAGACGACCGTATCAAGCCAATACCCATCTGTGACCCGGGCCACAAATGGGAAGGTTACAATAGAGGACTATCCCCTGAATCACACCGTGTCCATCACCATGGTCAACCTCCAGGCAGAGGACTCAGGCATATACTCCTGTGCCTACCGTAACAGCAGTAACATATATTATCAACTAAAGACGATCTCTTTGATTGTTTTGAAGG AGTTGCACCGGTACGAGTTGGACAGTCTCTCTGTGCAGTGCCCGTACAGCACCCACGGCTACGGCACAGATACAAAAACCTGGTGTCGAACACAAGGTCGCACTGAGTGTAACGTCGTGGCGAGGACAGGTTACCCTTCAGCACGTCGGAACAATAAAGACCTGGAAGGCAGAACATTGATCTGGGATGACACCAGGCAGAGGACTGTCACCATCACCATGCAGAAGCTGCAGGCCCACGACACCGGCCTGTACTGGTGTGCACTCTCCAGAGGCGGTCCCCTCACCCCTATAATGGGGGTCAAGCTCTCGGTGTCCAAGA GGCTCCAACAATACACAGCCAAGGAGTCAGGCAATGTCTCTGTCCAGTGCCAGTACAGCGCCCAGCACTATGGGGCTCTGAACAAAGCCTGGTGCAAAGAGGGAGCTCAGCCAGCATGTACTGCCATGGTCAACACGATTTCTAAGCCTTCAGGGTACCTCAGGGCACCCCAGCAAGGCAGAGTCACGATCCAGGACGACAGCCAGCGGGGGATTGTCACCATCACCATGGAGGACGTGCAGGCACCGGACTCCGGCGTGTACTGGTGTGCGCTTTATGAACAGCTGCACCTTTTCCGAATGGTGGAGGTTACGCTCAGTATTTCTAACG CAACTCATGCCTTGCCTTCCAAAGACTATTGA
- the LOC135316907 gene encoding polymeric immunoglobulin receptor-like isoform X2 — protein sequence MAVELRVLLLLPLWVPGLHAQTTDAVERLSEGSTLYIHCPYTADTGYLQPKAWCRLRGDRCEPLVGMTVSSQYPSVTRATMGKVTIEDYPLNHTVSITMVNLQAEDSGIYSCAYRNSSNIYYQLKTISLIVLKELHRYELDSLSVQCPYSTHGYGTDTKTWCRTQGQTECNVVARTGYPSARRNSKDLEGRTLIWDDTWQRTVTITMQKLQAQDTGLYWCALSRGGPLTPIMGVKLSVSKRLQQYTAKESGNVSVQCQYSAQRYGALNKAWCKEGAQQACTAMVNTISKPSRYLRAPRKGRVTIQDDSQRGIVTITMEDVQAPDSGVYWCALYEQLHLFRMAEVTLSISKVSAGPTLPGSAGTTPSTPSGDSPAPRFQIILWPGVAIVTSKTLAIVILVFLVRRRKRNSTVKAPR from the exons ATGGCCGTGGAGCTGAGagtcctcctcctgctgccgctCTGGGTCCCAG GTCTCCATGCCCAAACAACCGATGCTGTGGAGAGATTATCAGAAGGAAGCACTCTCTATATCCACTGTCCTTACACAGCAGACACAGGCTACTTGCAACCAAAAGCCTGGTGCCGCCTGAGAGGTGACAGATGTGAGCCCTTAGTGGGGATGACTGTATCAAGCCAATACCCATCTGTGACCCGGGCCACCATGGGGAAAGTTACAATAGAGGACTATCCCCTGAATCACACCGTGTCCATCACCATGGTCAACCTCCAGGCAGAGGACTCAGGCATATACTCCTGTGCTTACCGTAACAGCAGCAACATATATTATCAACTAAAGACGATCTCTTTGATTGTTTTGAAGG AGTTGCACCGGTACGAGTTGGACAGTCTCTCTGTGCAGTGCCCGTACAGCACCCACGGCTACGGCACAGATACAAAAACCTGGTGTCGAACACAAGGTCAGACTGAGTGTAACGTCGTGGCGAGGACAGGTTACCCTTCAGCACGTCGGAACAGTAAAGACCTGGAAGGCAGAACATTGATCTGGGATGACACCTGGCAGAGGACTGTCACCATCACCATGCAGAAGCTGCAGGCCCAGGACACCGGCCTGTACTGGTGTGCACTCTCCAGAGGCGGTCCCCTCACCCCTATAATGGGGGTCAAGCTCTCGGTGTCCAAGA GGCTCCAACAATACACAGCCAAGGAGTCAGGCAATGTCTCTGTCCAGTGCCAGTACAGCGCCCAGCGCTATGGGGCTCTGAACAAAGCCTGGTGCAAAGAGGGAGCTCAGCAAGCATGTACTGCCATGGTCAACACGATTTCAAAGCCTTCACGGTACCTCAGGGCACCCCGGAAAGGCAGAGTCACGATCCAGGACGACAGCCAGCGGGGGATTGTCACCATCACCATGGAGGACGTGCAGGCACCGGACTCCGGCGTGTACTGGTGTGCGCTTTATGAACAGCTGCACCTTTTCCGAATGGCGGAGGTTACGCTCAGTATTTCTAAGG TATCGGCTGGACCAACTTTGCCAGGTTCTGCAGGCACCACTCCCTCAACCCCTTCTGGCGACAGCCCAGCACCGAG GTTCCAGATCATCCTTTGGCCTGGCGTTGCTATCGTGACCAGCAAGACCCTGGCAATAGTGATCCTAGTGTTCCTTgtgagaaggaggaagaggaactCCACAGTGAAGGCGCCCAGATGA
- the LOC135316907 gene encoding polymeric immunoglobulin receptor-like isoform X1, with amino-acid sequence MAVELRVLLLLPLWVPGLHAQTTDAVERLSEGSTLYIHCPYTADTGYLQPKAWCRLRGDRCEPLVGMTVSSQYPSVTRATMGKVTIEDYPLNHTVSITMVNLQAEDSGIYSCAYRNSSNIYYQLKTISLIVLKELHRYELDSLSVQCPYSTHGYGTDTKTWCRTQGQTECNVVARTGYPSARRNSKDLEGRTLIWDDTWQRTVTITMQKLQAQDTGLYWCALSRGGPLTPIMGVKLSVSKRLQQYTAKESGNVSVQCQYSAQRYGALNKAWCKEGAQQACTAMVNTISKPSRYLRAPRKGRVTIQDDSQRGIVTITMEDVQAPDSGVYWCALYEQLHLFRMAEVTLSISKDETPNIFSSPSPVTPSYATETTTGNEEEVKQNGFQIILWPGVAIVTSKTLAIVILVFLVRRRKRNSTVKAPR; translated from the exons ATGGCCGTGGAGCTGAGagtcctcctcctgctgccgctCTGGGTCCCAG GTCTCCATGCCCAAACAACCGATGCTGTGGAGAGATTATCAGAAGGAAGCACTCTCTATATCCACTGTCCTTACACAGCAGACACAGGCTACTTGCAACCAAAAGCCTGGTGCCGCCTGAGAGGTGACAGATGTGAGCCCTTAGTGGGGATGACTGTATCAAGCCAATACCCATCTGTGACCCGGGCCACCATGGGGAAAGTTACAATAGAGGACTATCCCCTGAATCACACCGTGTCCATCACCATGGTCAACCTCCAGGCAGAGGACTCAGGCATATACTCCTGTGCTTACCGTAACAGCAGCAACATATATTATCAACTAAAGACGATCTCTTTGATTGTTTTGAAGG AGTTGCACCGGTACGAGTTGGACAGTCTCTCTGTGCAGTGCCCGTACAGCACCCACGGCTACGGCACAGATACAAAAACCTGGTGTCGAACACAAGGTCAGACTGAGTGTAACGTCGTGGCGAGGACAGGTTACCCTTCAGCACGTCGGAACAGTAAAGACCTGGAAGGCAGAACATTGATCTGGGATGACACCTGGCAGAGGACTGTCACCATCACCATGCAGAAGCTGCAGGCCCAGGACACCGGCCTGTACTGGTGTGCACTCTCCAGAGGCGGTCCCCTCACCCCTATAATGGGGGTCAAGCTCTCGGTGTCCAAGA GGCTCCAACAATACACAGCCAAGGAGTCAGGCAATGTCTCTGTCCAGTGCCAGTACAGCGCCCAGCGCTATGGGGCTCTGAACAAAGCCTGGTGCAAAGAGGGAGCTCAGCAAGCATGTACTGCCATGGTCAACACGATTTCAAAGCCTTCACGGTACCTCAGGGCACCCCGGAAAGGCAGAGTCACGATCCAGGACGACAGCCAGCGGGGGATTGTCACCATCACCATGGAGGACGTGCAGGCACCGGACTCCGGCGTGTACTGGTGTGCGCTTTATGAACAGCTGCACCTTTTCCGAATGGCGGAGGTTACGCTCAGTATTTCTAAGG ATGAAACACCAAACATCTTTTCTTCCCCGTCTCCAGTGACTCCCTCATACGCCACTGAGACAACTACTGGTAATGaggaagaagtaaaacaaaacgG GTTCCAGATCATCCTTTGGCCTGGCGTTGCTATCGTGACCAGCAAGACCCTGGCAATAGTGATCCTAGTGTTCCTTgtgagaaggaggaagaggaactCCACAGTGAAGGCGCCCAGATGA
- the LOC135316928 gene encoding uncharacterized protein LOC135316928 isoform X1 — translation MAVELRVLLLLPLWVPGLHAQTTDAVERLSEGSTLYIHCPYTADTGYWQPKAWCRLRGDRYEPLVETTVPSQYPSVTRATNGKVTIEDYLLNRTVSITMVNLQAEDSGIYSCAYRDHRHYHVPTKTISLIVLKELHRYELDSLSVQCPYSTHGYGTDTKTWCRTQGRTECNVVARTGYPSARRNSKDLEGRTLIWDDTRQRTVTITMQKLQAHDTGLYWCALSRGGPLTPIMGVKLSVSKRLQQYTAKESGNVSVQCQYSAQHYGALNKAWCKEGAQPACTAMVNTISKPSGYLRAPQQGRVTIQDDSQRGIVTITMEDVQAPDSGVYWCALYEHLHLFRMAEVTLDISKVSAGPTLTGSAGPNHSTPSGDSPAQSSAVNIFNLLSGVLSVLFILALITSITLCIRRRKQLKRRGPRQAEDIYDKPEDIAQPDSTERMESPSHDSTDLKYVTLNFKSQLSPEDPLYCNAEPNQTHRKPEEENVEYATIALKQLPMNDKG, via the exons ATGGCCGTGGAGCTGAGagtcctcctcctgctgccgctCTGGGTCCCAG GTCTCCATGCCCAAACAACCGATGCTGTGGAGAGATTATCAGAAGGAAGCACTCTCTATATCCACTGTCCTTACACAGCAGACACAGGCTACTGGCAACCAAAAGCCTGGTGCCGCCTGAGAGGTGACAGATATGAGCCCTTAGTGGAGACGACCGTACCAAGCCAATACCCATCTGTGACCCGGGCCACAAATGGGAAGGTTACAATAGAGGACTATCTCCTGAATCGCACCGTGTCCATCACCATGGTCAACCTCCAGGCAGAGGACTCAGGCATATACTCCTGTGCTTACCGTGACCACAGACACTACCATGTTCCAACAAAGACGATCTCTTTGATTGTTTTGAAGG AGTTGCACCGGTACGAGTTGGACAGTCTCTCTGTGCAGTGCCCGTACAGCACCCACGGCTACGGCACAGATACAAAAACCTGGTGTCGAACACAAGGTCGCACTGAGTGTAACGTCGTGGCGAGGACAGGTTACCCTTCAGCACGTCGGAACAGTAAAGACCTGGAAGGCAGAACATTGATCTGGGATGACACCAGGCAGAGGACTGTCACCATCACCATGCAGAAGCTGCAGGCCCACGACACCGGCCTGTACTGGTGTGCACTCTCCAGAGGCGGTCCCCTCACCCCTATAATGGGGGTCAAGCTCTCGGTGTCCAAGA GGCTCCAACAATACACAGCCAAGGAGTCAGGCAATGTCTCTGTCCAGTGCCAGTACAGCGCCCAGCACTATGGGGCTCTGAACAAAGCCTGGTGCAAAGAGGGAGCTCAGCCAGCATGTACTGCCATGGTCAACACGATTTCTAAGCCTTCAGGGTACCTCAGGGCACCCCAGCAAGGCAGAGTCACGATCCAGGACGACAGCCAGCGGGGGATTGTCACCATCACCATGGAGGACGTGCAGGCACCGGACTCCGGCGTGTACTGGTGTGCGCTTTATGAACACCTGCACCTTTTCCGAATGGCGGAGGTTACGCTCGATATTTCTAAGG TATCGGCTGGACCAACTTTGACAGGTTCTGCAGGCCCCAATCACTCAACCCCTTCTGGCGACAGCCCAGCACAGAG CTCAGCTGTAAACATCTTCAACCTACTCTCTGGGGTCCTGAGCGTCCTCTTCATCCTGGCACTGATCACCTCGATCACGCTGTGTATCAGGCGGCGCAAGCAGCTCAAGAGAAGAG GTCCCAGACAAGCAGAGGACATCTATGACAAACCAGAGGACATAGCACAG CCTGACAGCACTGAAAGAATGGAAAGTCCCAGTCATGACAGCACAGACCTAAAATATGTTACCCTGAACTTTAAATCCCAACTCAGCCCTGAGGATCCTCTCTACTGCAATGCTGAACCAAATCAGACTCACAGGAAACCCGAAGAGGAAAACGTGGAATATGCTACCATTGCACTCAAGCAGTTGCCGATGAACGACAAGGGGTGA
- the LOC135316928 gene encoding uncharacterized protein LOC135316928 isoform X2 encodes MAVELRVLLLLPLWVPGLHAQTTDAVERLSEGSTLYIHCPYTADTGYWQPKAWCRLRGDRYEPLVETTVPSQYPSVTRATNGKVTIEDYLLNRTVSITMVNLQAEDSGIYSCAYRDHRHYHVPTKTISLIVLKELHRYELDSLSVQCPYSTHGYGTDTKTWCRTQGRTECNVVARTGYPSARRNSKDLEGRTLIWDDTRQRTVTITMQKLQAHDTGLYWCALSRGGPLTPIMGVKLSVSKRLQQYTAKESGNVSVQCQYSAQHYGALNKAWCKEGAQPACTAMVNTISKPSGYLRAPQQGRVTIQDDSQRGIVTITMEDVQAPDSGVYWCALYEHLHLFRMAEVTLDISKVSAGPTLTGSAGPNHSTPSGDSPAQSSAVNIFNLLSGVLSVLFILALITSITLCIRRRKQLKRRGPRQAEDIYDKPEDIAQP; translated from the exons ATGGCCGTGGAGCTGAGagtcctcctcctgctgccgctCTGGGTCCCAG GTCTCCATGCCCAAACAACCGATGCTGTGGAGAGATTATCAGAAGGAAGCACTCTCTATATCCACTGTCCTTACACAGCAGACACAGGCTACTGGCAACCAAAAGCCTGGTGCCGCCTGAGAGGTGACAGATATGAGCCCTTAGTGGAGACGACCGTACCAAGCCAATACCCATCTGTGACCCGGGCCACAAATGGGAAGGTTACAATAGAGGACTATCTCCTGAATCGCACCGTGTCCATCACCATGGTCAACCTCCAGGCAGAGGACTCAGGCATATACTCCTGTGCTTACCGTGACCACAGACACTACCATGTTCCAACAAAGACGATCTCTTTGATTGTTTTGAAGG AGTTGCACCGGTACGAGTTGGACAGTCTCTCTGTGCAGTGCCCGTACAGCACCCACGGCTACGGCACAGATACAAAAACCTGGTGTCGAACACAAGGTCGCACTGAGTGTAACGTCGTGGCGAGGACAGGTTACCCTTCAGCACGTCGGAACAGTAAAGACCTGGAAGGCAGAACATTGATCTGGGATGACACCAGGCAGAGGACTGTCACCATCACCATGCAGAAGCTGCAGGCCCACGACACCGGCCTGTACTGGTGTGCACTCTCCAGAGGCGGTCCCCTCACCCCTATAATGGGGGTCAAGCTCTCGGTGTCCAAGA GGCTCCAACAATACACAGCCAAGGAGTCAGGCAATGTCTCTGTCCAGTGCCAGTACAGCGCCCAGCACTATGGGGCTCTGAACAAAGCCTGGTGCAAAGAGGGAGCTCAGCCAGCATGTACTGCCATGGTCAACACGATTTCTAAGCCTTCAGGGTACCTCAGGGCACCCCAGCAAGGCAGAGTCACGATCCAGGACGACAGCCAGCGGGGGATTGTCACCATCACCATGGAGGACGTGCAGGCACCGGACTCCGGCGTGTACTGGTGTGCGCTTTATGAACACCTGCACCTTTTCCGAATGGCGGAGGTTACGCTCGATATTTCTAAGG TATCGGCTGGACCAACTTTGACAGGTTCTGCAGGCCCCAATCACTCAACCCCTTCTGGCGACAGCCCAGCACAGAG CTCAGCTGTAAACATCTTCAACCTACTCTCTGGGGTCCTGAGCGTCCTCTTCATCCTGGCACTGATCACCTCGATCACGCTGTGTATCAGGCGGCGCAAGCAGCTCAAGAGAAGAG GTCCCAGACAAGCAGAGGACATCTATGACAAACCAGAGGACATAGCACAG CCCTGA